DNA from Geobacter sulfurreducens PCA:
CTCGCGGGACCGCTTCAGGATGGCGATCCACGAACGTTCATCACCGGAGGTGCGGCAGCATGAACCCCCGCCTCCCAAGGATGAGGCGGAAGAGCTCTATCGCCAGTTCGTGGAGGCTCGCCGTTCCTGCAACCTTTCCACGGACAAGGTCTCCCGCGATCAGGTCGCCGCGGCCATCGAACGCCAGAAGCCGGTCATCAAAGCCAAGTACGGCACCGACCAGGTGGAATTCCGTGTGGTGGTGGAAGACGGCGTGCCCAAGATCAAGGCCCGTCCCCGCCGCTGAAGCGCCTTGTCTTCTCTTTTTCGGAGTCTGACGTGAAGGTTGTCCTTGTCGCCATTCATCCCTATCCCTCGCCCCAGGCCGTTCCCCTCGCCAATGCCTGTCTTGCGGCATATCTTGCTACCGACGAGGAGCTGTCGGCCCGGGTGCGGGCCGTGTTGTGCGATTTTTTTACCGGCACGGCTGTCGGCACCTGCGTGGACGATATCCTTGCCAATGCCCCCGATGCCGTCGGGTTTTCCGTTTACCTCTGGAACCGGGACGACGCCCGTGCCGTGGCGGATGAGTTGCGGCGCCGCGCACCGGGTCTGACGCTCTTTGCCGGCGGCCCCGAAGCAACGGCCGATCCGGCGGGACTGCTCACCGGCTCTTCCTTTGATTTCCTCATCCAGGGCGAGGGGGAAATCCCTTTTCTCGATGTGATGGGGCGCCTTGAGATCGGTGAACCGGGCCGGGGAGCCGTGGGTACGGCCTGGCTTGACAACGACACGCTCAAGCACACGCCGGCTCGTCCGATCCGCCTTATTGATACCGCCCCATCGCCCCTGCTGACGGGGATTATCGATCCGTCCGGCTATCCCGGCATCCTCTGGCAGCTTGCCCGAGGCTGTGATTTCTCCTGCGAATACTGTTTTGACGACAAGGGAGAGCGCGGGGTGCGGCGCTACTCCCTGGAGCGGATCGACGCGGAGCTCGACGTGATCGTCCGCAGTGGCGTTCCTCAGGTGTTTGTCCTTGACTCTACCTTCAACCAGGATCGGGAACGGGCGAAAAAAGTCCTGAAGATGATTCGGGCCCGCGCCCGCCATGTCCATTTCCATTTCGAGGTCAGGAGCGAGTTCATCGACCGGGAGATGGCCAAGCTTTTCGCGGGGATTACCTGTTCCCTTCAGATCGGTCTCCAGAGCGCCGACCCGAAAATCCTGCGCAGAATCAGGCGCCATCTGGATCCCGACGACTTTCGCGAGCGGATTGGCCTGCTCAACGAAAGCGGGGCGATTTTCGGTTTCGACCTGATCTACGGGCTTCCCGGCGACTCCCTGGCTGCGTTCCGCCGCAGCCTCGACTTTGCCCTGGAGCTCTACCCGAATCACCTGGACATCTTTCCCCTGGCGATCCTTCCCGGCACCATCCTCGCCAACCGGGCGTCTTCGGAAGGCCTGGAGCACCTTACCGCGCCTCCCTATACCCTTACGGGATCCCCCACCTTTACCCCCTCGGACCTTGAGAGGGCTGCTCGCCTGGCCGAAGCCTGCGATATCTTCTATACCCGCGGAAAGGCCGTTGCCTGGTTCAACAGCGTGGCGTCGGCCCTGCGCCTGTCTCCCGCCGCCCTGCTCGACGAGTTTGCCGCCTGGCTCGATGATACCCGGCAGAAGGGGGAGCGCGGTACCGACCTGGGCGATCAGGATATCTGGCTCATGCAGCGGGAGTTTCTCGACCGGATTTTCCGCCGCCGCAAGCGGGCGGCGCTTCTTCCCCTGGCCCTCGATCTGGTGGACTACCATTACTACTTCGCGGCAGCACTGGTTGCGCCGCCGCCTCCTCTTCCAACCGACCGGGAACTGTCGGGCCGGGATCTGCTCGGAGCGGTCTTTTCCCTCGCGCCGACGGCCCGGCTTGCCCACTTCTCCTATGAAATCGTCGATATTCTCGAAGCGGGAGAGGTGGATCTGGCGGCATTCCGCGACTGCTTTGCCCCTTCCGGCTCTTGGGCGGTCATTTATCCCCGGGGAGGAGACGTTTACACGGAACCGCTTCTCGAATCATATGCGAAATTTCTGCAGGGGCTCGACGGTACCGGCCAGGCCGGCGCAGCAGCGTCCCGTGCCGGCCTGACCCGGGCCGAGGCACGGGAATTTCTCGATTTCGCCGCGGCAGAGGGGATCGTTGTCCTTGCGACTCAGGCGCAGTAGTTCAAGTGTGAGTTTGCCCTCTTCCCCGTTACGCTCTGTATAAAAAAATCATACAATTTTGTTGCTTTTTCTCGTTTGCGTGTATTAGTATCGCCGGGATTCAGAGCTGTTTCATTGAAGTACTCTTATACTTTAAAATACGGTTTTACGATAGCCGTTAACGCAAATTATCCCCCATGTAATTCCTGTTTGCTATGGCTGTCAATAATGCGCCCTGACTGGAAATGGGTTTGAGTATTAATGGGCGATACCGTGTTCTATTTGTGTGAATAGAATACACCAACAGAGGAGGAGTTATATATGTTGTCCACGTTTCTCCGGCTGTTCCCCGCGTTTCTGCTGTTCGTGACCCTCGCCGGCACGGCAGCGGCCGAGAGCGGCATGGCGATTGATCCCGCCACCTGTCTCGGCTGTCACAGCAACAAGATTTCGGCCGCGGCGTTCTCTGCCTCGGTACACGGCAAGAATGCCTGTACCAGCTGTCACGTGGAGATCACCGATCTGACCAAGCACATGAAGGGTGAGGTCAAGGTCGAAAAGGTGCGCTGCGAACGGTGCCACAAGAAGGAAAACGCCGAACACTACTCCAGTGTCCATGCCCAGAAAGATGTCAGGTGCGCTGACTGCCACACCGATATCCACACCCACTCCTACTGGAACAAGGATAAGCGCAAGGTCGTGGCCAAGTGTATCCAGTGCCACGATAAGGAGGCCGGTTACCGCAACTCGATCCACGGCAAGGGCGTCGCGGCCGGGAACATGGATTCGGCAGCCTGCAACGACTGCCACAACCTGCATGACATCAAACCGCTGGGTGATCCCAAGTCCAAGGAAAACAGAGAGTTCCATACCAAGGTGTGTCTGAAGTGTCACGCCGACGAGAAGATGATGGAGCGCAACAACGTCTTCACCGTCGCCGTCAAGACCTACATGGACAGCTACCACGGCAAGAACTACCGTCTCGGCTTCCCCGAGAAGGTCGCCGGCTGCGCCGACTGCCACACCGCCCACGGCGTGCTCCCGGCCAAGGATCCCAACTCCAGCGTTAATCCCCAGAACCTGGTCGCCACCTGCGCCAAGTGCCACCCGAAGGCGACCCCCCTCTTCACCAAGTTCTACTCCCACGGTGAGCTTGGCGATCGTGAGAAGTACCCGATCCTCTACTACACCTTCATCGCCATGACCGGCCTGCTCGTCAGCACCTTCGCCGTGTTCTGGATTCACACGCTGCTCTGGATGTTCCGCGGCTTCGTGGAAAACCGCGAGAAGCAACAGGCGCTCATTCACGGCCATGCCGAGCACCACATCCCCGATGGGCACAAGGTGTACCGCCGCTTCAAGCGTCGCCACATTTTCCTCCATCTCCTGGTCATCATCAGCTTCCTGATCCTGTCTCTCTCGGGTCTGCCGCTCAAGTTCAGCAGCCAGCACTGGGCGAAGTTCATGATGGATCACATCTTCGGGCACTCGGCCAATGCCGCGCTCGTTCACCGCATCGGTGCCGGCATCACCTTCGTCTACTTCGCGGGTGCTCTGCTCCTGTCCTTCCACTTCCTCTTCGTCCGGAAGGATATCAAGGGTAACTGGCTCCAGCGCATGTTCGGACCCGACTCTCTCATGCCCAACTTCCGCGACATCAAGGATGTGGCGGGGATGGTCCGCTGGTTCCTGTTCCGGGGGCCGAAGCCGACCTTCGAGCGCTGGACCTACTGGGAGAAATTCGACTTCATCGCGGTCTTCTGGGGTATGTTTGCCATCGGCGGCTCGGGCCTGATGCTCTGGTTCCCTGAGTTCTTCGGTAGCTTCCTGCCGGGCTGGATGTTCAACGTGGCCACCATCGTCCACTCCGACGAGGCGCTGCTTGCTACCGGCTTCATCTTCACGGTCCACTTCTTCAACACCCACGGCAGGCCCGAGAAGTTCCCGATGGACTTCGTCATCTTCAATGGTCAGATGCCGAAACATGAGTTCATCGAAGAGCGCGGCGACCAGTGGAAGCGCTATGAGGAACTCGGCATCACCGAGGAATTCGCCGCCAAGAAAACCAGTGGCGTCGTCTATGACTTCATCGTGAAAGGCTTTGGTTTCACCGCGGTAGTCATCGGCCTCACCCTGGTCGTGCTCATGCTGTACGCCTTCCTGAGCGGAGGCGCGCACTGATCTTTCAGTAGCGGCATCGCAGGAACGAAAAGGGGGAACCGGTCAGCCGGTTCCCCCTTTGCATTTGCGAAGTAACGCTGTGGAGCCCCCGCACTTTTCGCCAACATTAGGTATTCTGTTCAGATCCAACGATCTCAGGCGCCAAGGCACTGATGCCCTCGCACGGCGAATGAACTGGGACGGTTGCCGCGTCATTTTCTGGTGCCGGCTGCCAAGCCTGCGGGGGAATGCTCGGGGAATTGGATTGTGCTCAAGGAAGGAGCCCAGCCACTGTCGGGTCGGGCGGGGTATCAAGGAAGTGCAGCCGGCTGGGCGGCAGATGTCACGAAGCCGGCTGCATCTGGTGTATGTGCCGCATGTTGCGCCATCATGATGTGATGACGGTTCCAGAGATCCGGCGATGTTGTTCGCCGGCGAATCTCTTCGTGCATGGATGCGTTTAGCCTTATGCCGTCGCGAATTCTCATTGCCGCTTCAGCCACACCGGCAATCTGGTTGGCAAGGCGGAGAGCCCGTCAGCGCTCGCCCATCGATTCGGTCATGGTCTTGCGCAGTGGTTTGAGCAGGTAGTCAAGCACGGTCCGGCTGCCGGTACGGATATCCACCTGGGCCGTCATGCCGGGTATGATGTCCAGCTGCTTACCGGTTCTCGTCCTGACCGGATTGCTGCCGGCTATCTCGACATGGACCCGGTAATAGGTCTGCTCGCCCGCTTTGGACTCCTCCTTGATGGTGTCTGCGCTGACATAGGCGACCGTACCGTCGACCGCACCATGGATGGTATAGT
Protein-coding regions in this window:
- a CDS encoding MXAN_5187 C-terminal domain-containing protein, translating into MGIPEDIHLFEQSLNELVIKYEQYFLGIEKREPLRLRETVDRLARKHSAVKIVNTMLNFKYTSLVSRYASYRQYWDRILRLMEEGKYSRDRFRMAIHERSSPEVRQHEPPPPKDEAEELYRQFVEARRSCNLSTDKVSRDQVAAAIERQKPVIKAKYGTDQVEFRVVVEDGVPKIKARPRR
- a CDS encoding B12-binding domain-containing radical SAM protein, which translates into the protein MKVVLVAIHPYPSPQAVPLANACLAAYLATDEELSARVRAVLCDFFTGTAVGTCVDDILANAPDAVGFSVYLWNRDDARAVADELRRRAPGLTLFAGGPEATADPAGLLTGSSFDFLIQGEGEIPFLDVMGRLEIGEPGRGAVGTAWLDNDTLKHTPARPIRLIDTAPSPLLTGIIDPSGYPGILWQLARGCDFSCEYCFDDKGERGVRRYSLERIDAELDVIVRSGVPQVFVLDSTFNQDRERAKKVLKMIRARARHVHFHFEVRSEFIDREMAKLFAGITCSLQIGLQSADPKILRRIRRHLDPDDFRERIGLLNESGAIFGFDLIYGLPGDSLAAFRRSLDFALELYPNHLDIFPLAILPGTILANRASSEGLEHLTAPPYTLTGSPTFTPSDLERAARLAEACDIFYTRGKAVAWFNSVASALRLSPAALLDEFAAWLDDTRQKGERGTDLGDQDIWLMQREFLDRIFRRRKRAALLPLALDLVDYHYYFAAALVAPPPPLPTDRELSGRDLLGAVFSLAPTARLAHFSYEIVDILEAGEVDLAAFRDCFAPSGSWAVIYPRGGDVYTEPLLESYAKFLQGLDGTGQAGAAASRAGLTRAEAREFLDFAAAEGIVVLATQAQ
- a CDS encoding cytochrome c3 family protein — encoded protein: MLSTFLRLFPAFLLFVTLAGTAAAESGMAIDPATCLGCHSNKISAAAFSASVHGKNACTSCHVEITDLTKHMKGEVKVEKVRCERCHKKENAEHYSSVHAQKDVRCADCHTDIHTHSYWNKDKRKVVAKCIQCHDKEAGYRNSIHGKGVAAGNMDSAACNDCHNLHDIKPLGDPKSKENREFHTKVCLKCHADEKMMERNNVFTVAVKTYMDSYHGKNYRLGFPEKVAGCADCHTAHGVLPAKDPNSSVNPQNLVATCAKCHPKATPLFTKFYSHGELGDREKYPILYYTFIAMTGLLVSTFAVFWIHTLLWMFRGFVENREKQQALIHGHAEHHIPDGHKVYRRFKRRHIFLHLLVIISFLILSLSGLPLKFSSQHWAKFMMDHIFGHSANAALVHRIGAGITFVYFAGALLLSFHFLFVRKDIKGNWLQRMFGPDSLMPNFRDIKDVAGMVRWFLFRGPKPTFERWTYWEKFDFIAVFWGMFAIGGSGLMLWFPEFFGSFLPGWMFNVATIVHSDEALLATGFIFTVHFFNTHGRPEKFPMDFVIFNGQMPKHEFIEERGDQWKRYEELGITEEFAAKKTSGVVYDFIVKGFGFTAVVIGLTLVVLMLYAFLSGGAH